In the Rhizobium sp. Pop5 genome, one interval contains:
- a CDS encoding pseudoazurin, producing the protein MRLKFGLIAAAAALIVSAAPLMAADHQVRMLNKGTEGAMVFEPGFLKIAPGDTVTFIPTDKGHNVETFKGLIPDGVADFKSKPNELYRAKFDVPGVYVLKCTPHSGMGMVALIQVGDSPPNLEAIKTAKVPNMVRKRLDADLTNITQ; encoded by the coding sequence ATGCGGTTAAAATTCGGTCTGATCGCTGCAGCGGCAGCCTTGATTGTTTCGGCAGCGCCGTTGATGGCGGCCGACCACCAGGTTCGGATGCTCAACAAAGGCACGGAAGGCGCGATGGTGTTCGAGCCTGGCTTCCTGAAGATCGCCCCCGGCGACACCGTCACCTTCATCCCCACCGACAAGGGCCACAACGTCGAAACCTTCAAAGGCCTCATTCCGGATGGCGTTGCCGACTTCAAGTCAAAGCCGAATGAGCTATATCGCGCGAAATTCGATGTTCCAGGCGTCTATGTCCTGAAATGCACCCCACATTCCGGCATGGGCATGGTTGCCCTGATCCAGGTGGGTGACAGTCCGCCCAATCTCGAAGCGATCAAGACTGCAAAGGTGCCGAACATGGTGCGCAAGCGGCTCGATGCCGACCTCACAAACATCACCCAGTGA
- the hemN gene encoding oxygen-independent coproporphyrinogen III oxidase — translation MSDDLIAKYGDARVPRYTSYPTAAAFSAAVGPDEYAGNLAHIAAAGPVSVYLHVPFCRSICWYCGCHTTITRQDAPVADYLDVMKEEIELVSFAAGNDVPVKYVHFGGGTPSVMKPQEFSALMAKLRSAFTFEAKAGVAVEIDPRTLVAPMIDALAENGVDRASLGVQSYDPIVQAGIKRLQSFEQTERAVAGLRSAGVSSINFDLIYGLPKQTVQSCIETVRLAAELRPERFAVFGYAHIPAFKKHQRLIDEASLPDAKQRNEQAEVIAEELQKAGYLRIGLDHFALPNDQLALAARNRTLRRNFQGYTTDDCDSLIGLGASAIGRLPAGYMQNHVPLGLYAERIAFGVLPTAKGYLLSEEDKLRARVIERLMCDFEADLGQLSSGSGFDTGFLVERNDRLGELMADGVVTISGERIVVCEEARFMVRAVAAAFDAYFSSHGHTHSKAA, via the coding sequence ATGTCTGATGATCTGATCGCCAAATACGGCGATGCGCGGGTTCCGCGTTATACGAGTTACCCGACGGCGGCGGCTTTTTCTGCAGCCGTGGGGCCGGATGAATATGCCGGCAATCTCGCCCATATCGCCGCGGCTGGCCCGGTTTCGGTTTATCTCCACGTCCCGTTCTGCCGTTCGATATGCTGGTACTGCGGCTGCCACACGACCATCACCCGGCAAGACGCTCCGGTCGCCGACTATCTCGACGTGATGAAGGAAGAGATCGAGCTCGTCTCTTTTGCGGCCGGAAACGACGTGCCCGTCAAGTACGTGCATTTCGGCGGCGGCACGCCGTCGGTCATGAAGCCGCAGGAATTTTCGGCTCTAATGGCAAAGCTCAGGAGTGCCTTCACGTTTGAAGCGAAAGCCGGCGTCGCAGTCGAGATCGACCCTCGCACATTGGTCGCCCCCATGATCGATGCGCTCGCCGAAAACGGCGTCGACCGCGCAAGCCTCGGCGTCCAGAGCTACGATCCGATCGTGCAGGCCGGTATCAAGCGGCTGCAATCCTTTGAGCAGACGGAAAGGGCGGTCGCCGGGTTGCGCTCAGCAGGCGTCAGCAGCATCAACTTCGACCTAATTTATGGCCTTCCGAAACAGACTGTCCAATCTTGCATCGAGACGGTCCGGCTGGCTGCAGAACTGCGTCCCGAACGTTTCGCCGTTTTCGGTTACGCTCACATACCCGCTTTTAAGAAACATCAGCGCCTGATCGACGAAGCATCGCTGCCGGACGCAAAACAGCGGAACGAGCAGGCGGAAGTGATCGCCGAGGAGCTCCAGAAGGCCGGATATCTGCGCATTGGGCTCGATCATTTTGCACTGCCGAACGATCAGTTGGCGCTCGCCGCGCGCAACAGAACGCTGAGGAGAAACTTCCAGGGCTATACCACGGATGATTGCGATAGCCTGATCGGCCTCGGCGCATCTGCGATCGGGCGGCTGCCGGCCGGCTATATGCAGAACCACGTGCCTCTCGGCCTCTATGCCGAGCGAATTGCCTTCGGGGTGCTGCCGACCGCCAAGGGATATCTTCTCAGCGAGGAGGACAAGCTTCGGGCGAGGGTCATCGAGAGGCTGATGTGCGATTTCGAAGCCGATCTCGGCCAGTTGAGCAGCGGATCGGGTTTCGACACCGGCTTCCTTGTCGAGCGCAACGACCGTCTCGGCGAGCTCATGGCCGACGGCGTCGTGACGATCAGCGGTGAGCGGATTGTCGTATGCGAGGAGGCGCGCTTCATGGTCCGTGCAGTCGCGGCGGCATTCGACGCCTATTTTAGCTCGCACGGGCACACGCACAGCAAGGCAGCCTAG
- a CDS encoding NAD(P) transhydrogenase subunit alpha: protein MAFFYPAANNELLKRALHSGANISAIDMVPRISRAQKMNGKDRGYRAVIEASANFRCFFTGQITARYF, encoded by the coding sequence ATCGCTTTCTTCTATCCCGCAGCCAACAATGAGTTGCTCAAGCGGGCTCTGCATTCGGGCGCGAATATAAGCGCCATAGACATGGTCCCGCGCATCAGCCGTGCACAGAAGATGAATGGGAAAGATCGGGGTTACCGGGCGGTCATCGAAGCGAGTGCGAACTTCAGGTGTTTCTTCACCGGGCAGATCACCGCGCGGTATTTCTAG
- a CDS encoding phasin: MTKISERSFETIENPGSSSLKVPDQFGASVEKGNKKVTEALLKLASGAEATQKMLPPILETTSLFGNELWWKTIAALQADAEASFSHLQALLGANSPSQILEQQSTFFRKRVETSLQHAKEVRVLSSRAVEEISKPVKDAFDKVLTDLKAT; the protein is encoded by the coding sequence ATGACCAAGATTTCCGAAAGATCCTTTGAAACGATCGAAAACCCGGGGTCATCGTCGCTCAAGGTGCCAGATCAGTTCGGCGCATCTGTTGAAAAGGGGAACAAGAAGGTGACAGAGGCTCTTTTGAAACTTGCGTCCGGCGCTGAAGCGACACAGAAAATGCTGCCTCCGATCCTCGAAACGACAAGTCTATTCGGCAACGAATTGTGGTGGAAGACGATCGCTGCACTGCAGGCCGACGCCGAGGCCAGCTTCTCACATTTGCAAGCTTTGCTGGGCGCGAATTCGCCGTCGCAGATCCTCGAACAGCAGTCGACCTTTTTCCGCAAGCGCGTTGAGACAAGTTTGCAGCACGCCAAGGAAGTCCGGGTGCTCTCAAGCAGGGCGGTGGAGGAAATCTCAAAGCCGGTCAAGGATGCTTTTGACAAGGTGCTGACGGACCTCAAGGCGACGTAA
- the fdxB gene encoding ferredoxin III, nif-specific produces the protein MTGPFVTRDGSSWVPEYLTCIDATTCIGCGRCFKACSREVMHLYGVGEAGEILGICDDEEEDFDGELNRMIMVVDEAGRCIGCGACARVCPKNCQTHVAADKVTA, from the coding sequence ATGACTGGCCCTTTCGTCACGCGCGACGGCTCCAGCTGGGTGCCGGAGTACCTGACCTGCATCGATGCTACAACCTGCATCGGCTGTGGCCGATGCTTCAAAGCCTGCTCTCGCGAAGTCATGCACCTCTATGGCGTCGGTGAAGCGGGTGAAATCCTCGGCATCTGCGACGACGAGGAGGAAGACTTCGATGGCGAGCTCAATCGTATGATCATGGTTGTCGATGAGGCCGGCCGCTGCATTGGTTGCGGCGCCTGCGCGCGCGTCTGCCCGAAGAACTGTCAGACCCATGTCGCGGCAGACAAGGTTACTGCGTGA
- a CDS encoding CCE_0567 family metalloprotein produces the protein MSDIVEQLKKVRKLQSRAAAAKMELHDLAEDLPINWARIKTIAGETFDAFAELNAAKEELAALENSR, from the coding sequence ATGTCAGACATTGTGGAGCAGCTGAAGAAGGTCCGCAAGCTGCAGTCCCGCGCCGCCGCTGCGAAGATGGAGTTGCACGATCTTGCCGAGGACCTTCCGATTAATTGGGCTAGAATCAAGACCATTGCAGGAGAGACGTTCGACGCCTTCGCCGAGTTGAACGCTGCGAAGGAAGAGCTCGCTGCATTGGAGAATTCACGATGA
- a CDS encoding NifX-associated nitrogen fixation protein yields MGTLTGSTNGPAVNEDGDLATPFLRCLIRLIRAQDAHGAWEGKSDADLLADFILTKEQRRKIPIIGDPDPDVLWRLQNFYSCVGLVIEECTGLLASPIMTIGHEGFGRLLFTTGRLVVLSKTLRDVHRFGFETLGKLAETGTKMVDDAIEVIETYPDVARAS; encoded by the coding sequence ATGGGTACATTGACAGGAAGTACGAATGGCCCTGCTGTCAACGAAGATGGGGATCTCGCCACCCCTTTTCTCAGATGCCTGATAAGGCTCATCCGCGCTCAGGATGCCCATGGGGCGTGGGAAGGCAAATCGGACGCTGACCTGCTGGCCGACTTCATCCTCACCAAGGAGCAGCGCCGTAAGATCCCGATCATAGGCGATCCGGATCCTGATGTGCTGTGGAGGCTACAGAATTTTTACAGTTGCGTGGGGCTTGTGATCGAAGAGTGCACAGGCCTGTTGGCATCGCCGATCATGACGATCGGCCATGAGGGCTTCGGCCGCTTGCTTTTCACGACTGGACGGTTGGTCGTTCTGTCGAAGACCCTGCGCGATGTCCACCGGTTCGGCTTTGAGACGCTAGGCAAGCTCGCCGAGACCGGCACGAAAATGGTCGATGACGCTATTGAAGTTATCGAAACCTATCCCGACGTGGCGCGGGCATCATGA
- the nifK gene encoding nitrogenase molybdenum-iron protein subunit beta encodes MPQSAEKVLDHAPLFREPEYRQMLAEKKANFECPHPDQVVADQNDFTKTWEYREKNLGREALVVNPAKACQPLGAVFAAAGFEQTMSFVHGSQGCVAYYRSHLSRHFKEPSSAVSSSMTEDAAVFGGLKNMVDGLANTYKLYDPKMIAVSTTCMAEVIGDDLHGFIENAKNEGSVPHDFDVPFAHTPAFVGSHVDGYDGMIKGILENFWKGNERKEVAQAINIIPGFDGFCVGNNRELKRLLDMMGVSYIFIQDASDQFDTPSDGTYRMYDGGTKIEDLKTALNAEATLSLQHYNTRKTLEYCKEVGQVTASFHYPLGVQATDEFLMKVSEITGKEIPPAIGLERGRLVDAMADSQAWLHGKKYAIYGDPDFVYAVARFVLETGGEPTHCLATNGTSAWEAEMKALLASSPFGKDAQVWAGKDLWALRSLLFTEPVDLMIGNSYGKYLERDTGTPLIRLTFPIFDRHHHHRFPLMGYQGGLRVLTTILDKIFDKLDRETSEPGVTDYSYDLTR; translated from the coding sequence ATGCCGCAGTCGGCGGAAAAAGTTCTCGACCATGCTCCCCTGTTCCGCGAGCCGGAATACAGGCAGATGCTCGCCGAGAAGAAAGCCAATTTCGAATGCCCCCACCCGGATCAGGTCGTTGCCGATCAAAACGACTTCACGAAGACCTGGGAGTATCGCGAAAAGAACCTGGGCCGCGAAGCCCTGGTCGTGAACCCGGCCAAAGCCTGCCAGCCGCTCGGTGCCGTCTTCGCAGCCGCAGGCTTTGAGCAAACGATGTCCTTCGTCCATGGCAGCCAGGGCTGCGTCGCTTATTACCGTTCGCATCTGTCGCGTCACTTCAAGGAGCCTTCATCGGCGGTCTCGTCCTCGATGACGGAGGACGCGGCAGTGTTCGGCGGGTTGAAGAACATGGTCGACGGGCTCGCCAATACATACAAGCTCTACGATCCGAAGATGATCGCCGTCTCGACCACCTGCATGGCCGAAGTCATTGGAGACGACCTCCACGGCTTCATCGAAAACGCAAAGAACGAAGGGTCGGTCCCGCACGACTTCGATGTTCCTTTCGCCCACACGCCTGCCTTCGTCGGCAGCCACGTCGATGGCTATGACGGCATGATCAAGGGCATTCTGGAGAACTTCTGGAAAGGCAACGAGCGGAAGGAGGTTGCTCAAGCCATCAACATCATTCCCGGCTTCGACGGCTTCTGCGTCGGCAACAACCGCGAACTGAAGCGCCTGCTCGACATGATGGGCGTATCCTACATCTTCATCCAGGATGCCTCCGACCAGTTCGACACGCCGTCTGACGGTACGTACCGCATGTATGACGGCGGCACGAAGATCGAGGACTTGAAAACGGCGTTGAATGCCGAAGCGACCCTGTCGCTGCAGCACTATAACACGCGCAAAACGCTGGAATATTGCAAGGAGGTCGGTCAGGTTACGGCTTCGTTCCATTATCCGCTGGGTGTTCAGGCGACCGACGAATTCCTGATGAAGGTCTCGGAGATTACCGGCAAGGAAATTCCTCCGGCAATCGGCCTGGAACGCGGCCGTCTCGTCGACGCTATGGCAGATAGCCAAGCCTGGCTGCACGGGAAGAAATACGCGATCTACGGCGATCCTGACTTCGTCTACGCCGTTGCCCGGTTCGTCTTGGAAACCGGCGGTGAGCCGACCCACTGCCTTGCTACCAACGGCACGTCGGCCTGGGAAGCCGAGATGAAGGCGTTGCTCGCATCCTCGCCCTTCGGCAAGGATGCCCAGGTCTGGGCGGGCAAGGACCTGTGGGCGTTGCGCTCGCTGCTCTTTACCGAGCCGGTTGATCTTATGATCGGCAATTCCTATGGCAAGTATCTCGAGCGCGACACCGGCACCCCATTGATCCGGCTGACCTTTCCGATATTCGACCGGCACCATCACCACCGTTTCCCGCTCATGGGCTACCAAGGCGGCCTGCGCGTCCTGACGACGATCCTCGACAAGATCTTCGACAAGCTCGATCGCGAGACGAGCGAGCCGGGTGTGACGGACTATTCTTACGACCTGACCCGCTAG